One Pseudomonas sp. HOU2 genomic window carries:
- a CDS encoding YqjD family protein yields the protein MARKSRVQAVEDQIKDQAFSELQALIEESDKLLKSSASLVGEEAETLRGQIALKLQQALDSVSSVRERTKPAVEATESYIGGHPWQTVAISAGFGLVVGLLLGRR from the coding sequence ATGGCCCGCAAATCCCGCGTGCAAGCCGTCGAAGACCAAATCAAGGATCAGGCATTCAGCGAACTTCAGGCTTTGATCGAAGAGTCCGACAAACTGCTCAAGAGCAGCGCCTCACTGGTGGGCGAAGAAGCCGAGACCCTGCGCGGACAAATCGCCCTGAAACTGCAACAGGCGCTGGATTCTGTTTCGAGCGTGCGTGAGCGCACCAAACCGGCGGTCGAGGCCACCGAGAGCTACATTGGCGGCCATCCATGGCAGACCGTAGCGATTTCCGCCGGTTTCGGTCTGGTGGTGGGCTTGTTGCTCGGTCGTCGTTGA
- a CDS encoding GNAT family N-acetyltransferase, with product MDSAEMLVLQASYTNPLHAEAIGIVLNHYAEDPMGGGHSLAPELLRRLPGELARRPHAFSVLAFVGGEPAGLVNCFEGFSTFACKPLVNVHDVAVVSKFRGLGLSQKMLRKVEEISRQRGCCKITLEVLEGNEVAQNSYRKFGFAPGMFDPEHGRMLFWIKDLQA from the coding sequence ATGGATTCCGCAGAAATGCTTGTGCTGCAAGCCAGTTACACCAATCCACTGCACGCCGAAGCCATCGGCATCGTGCTCAATCATTACGCAGAAGACCCCATGGGCGGCGGCCATTCACTTGCCCCTGAACTGCTGCGTCGCCTGCCTGGAGAACTGGCGCGCAGGCCGCACGCCTTTAGCGTGTTGGCGTTTGTCGGCGGTGAGCCCGCAGGGCTGGTGAACTGCTTCGAAGGGTTCTCGACGTTCGCCTGCAAGCCGCTGGTCAATGTGCATGACGTGGCGGTCGTGAGCAAATTTCGCGGTCTCGGCCTGAGCCAGAAAATGCTGCGTAAGGTCGAGGAGATTTCCCGTCAGCGCGGATGCTGCAAGATCACCCTGGAAGTGCTCGAAGGCAACGAGGTGGCACAGAATTCCTACCGCAAATTTGGCTTCGCCCCCGGCATGTTCGACCCGGAACATGGCCGCATGCTGTTCTGGATCAAGGATCTGCAGGCATAA
- a CDS encoding LysR family transcriptional regulator: protein MLGQLHDVDLQLLRLFVRVVECGGFSAAQGELGLSQSSISQQMAKLETRLGYRLCSRGKGGFSVTPKGEQLLIAIRTLFQSIETFRHQSNGVAGRLIGEVRLGLSEALDQSVLLRVAEAIRRFRERDESVRIELISAMPGEMERLLLQQRLDLAIGYFSQVQSAFDYRELFRETQHLYCAQGHPLFSVDEPDDAALQACDRVDHPYRFMRTGEPFPDKRFSARSEQVEGTLAFILSGKHVDYLPDHYARVWEDKGMLRALRPGELSFEVAFHLARHRAQVPGDAQKAFEEDLLSAFT from the coding sequence ATGCTCGGTCAGCTTCACGACGTCGATTTGCAGTTGCTGCGCCTGTTCGTACGGGTGGTGGAGTGCGGCGGCTTCAGCGCGGCGCAAGGTGAACTGGGTCTGAGCCAGTCGAGCATCAGCCAGCAAATGGCCAAGCTCGAAACCCGCCTCGGCTATCGCCTGTGCAGCCGTGGCAAGGGCGGTTTCAGCGTCACGCCCAAGGGTGAGCAACTGCTGATCGCCATTCGCACACTGTTTCAGTCCATCGAGACTTTCCGGCATCAGTCCAATGGCGTCGCCGGACGGCTGATCGGTGAGGTGCGGCTGGGCTTGTCCGAGGCGCTTGATCAGTCGGTGCTGCTGCGAGTGGCGGAGGCGATCCGGCGCTTTCGCGAGCGCGATGAGTCGGTGCGCATCGAGTTGATCAGCGCCATGCCCGGAGAGATGGAGCGCCTGCTGCTGCAACAGCGTCTGGACCTGGCCATCGGTTATTTCTCGCAGGTGCAGAGCGCGTTCGATTACCGCGAACTGTTCCGGGAAACCCAGCATTTGTATTGCGCGCAGGGGCATCCACTGTTCAGCGTCGATGAGCCGGATGATGCGGCATTGCAGGCCTGCGACCGGGTGGATCATCCATATCGGTTCATGCGCACGGGCGAGCCGTTTCCGGACAAGCGTTTTTCCGCGCGTTCGGAACAGGTCGAGGGCACCCTCGCCTTCATTCTCTCCGGCAAGCATGTCGACTATCTGCCGGATCACTATGCGCGGGTCTGGGAGGACAAAGGCATGCTGCGCGCGTTGCGGCCTGGGGAATTGAGTTTCGAAGTGGCGTTTCATCTGGCCCGGCATCGCGCTCAGGTGCCGGGGGACGCGCAGAAGGCGTTTGAGGAGGATTTGCTCAGCGCGTTTACATGA
- a CDS encoding LysR family transcriptional regulator, translating into MSQMNIATVDLNLLKVFEALHEESSASRAALRLGVTQSAVSAALRRLREVYGDQLFVRTGRGLAPTLKANQLKPVVSEALNKCRQSLAMVDPAAHHYDGRSVTVGLSDDFEIAYGRRLIEAIARSAPKLRLIFRQTHSQIVARALMERSIDLAITAGGFAERLLSRQVLGEGDYACLVDPGSLAPGQQNIDLPEFVTREHILVSSGGFIGITDEGLAALGLSRRVCASTTHFAALPHLLRGSGAVATIPRHAAQAIAELSGLVLLPCPLALPRYPIELGWRTSTQIDPVVIKVREAIVGCFNTD; encoded by the coding sequence ATGAGCCAAATGAATATCGCAACCGTCGACCTTAACCTGCTGAAAGTCTTCGAAGCCCTGCATGAAGAGTCCAGCGCCAGCCGCGCCGCGCTGCGTCTGGGCGTGACGCAATCGGCGGTCAGCGCGGCGTTGCGCCGGTTACGCGAGGTGTATGGCGATCAGTTGTTCGTGCGCACCGGCCGTGGCTTGGCGCCGACGCTCAAGGCCAATCAACTGAAACCGGTGGTCAGCGAGGCGCTGAACAAATGTCGGCAGAGCCTGGCGATGGTCGATCCGGCGGCCCACCACTATGACGGCCGATCAGTCACCGTGGGCCTGTCGGATGATTTCGAAATCGCTTATGGCCGGCGCCTGATCGAAGCCATCGCTCGCAGCGCGCCAAAGCTGCGGCTGATCTTCCGCCAGACCCACAGCCAGATCGTCGCCCGCGCTTTGATGGAGCGCAGCATCGACCTGGCGATCACCGCCGGTGGTTTTGCCGAGCGCCTGCTCAGCCGTCAGGTACTGGGTGAAGGGGATTATGCGTGTCTGGTCGATCCGGGCAGTCTGGCACCCGGCCAACAGAACATCGATTTGCCGGAGTTCGTCACCCGCGAGCACATTCTGGTGTCCTCGGGCGGTTTTATCGGCATCACCGATGAGGGGCTGGCGGCGCTGGGCCTGAGCCGGCGGGTCTGCGCCTCGACCACGCACTTTGCGGCGCTGCCGCATTTGCTCAGGGGCAGCGGCGCGGTGGCAACCATCCCCCGCCATGCCGCCCAGGCCATTGCCGAGCTCAGCGGGCTGGTGCTGCTGCCCTGCCCGCTGGCGTTGCCGCGCTATCCGATCGAACTGGGCTGGCGCACCAGCACGCAGATCGATCCGGTGGTGATCAAGGTGCGTGAGGCGATTGTCGGGTGCTTCAACACCGACTGA
- a CDS encoding polyamine ABC transporter substrate-binding protein, whose protein sequence is MAPVFKLCFPALLLSVALNAQAEDRTLNLYSWADYVPAQTLQRFEQETGIHVRYDTFDTSEVLETKLLTGGSGYDVVVPSSSVLARGLAAGALKEIPHEGLKGYANLDPDLLEKLAAVDPGNRYAVPYTWGTLGLGLNVEAVKKRLPDVPLNSLDLLFKPEYASKLKDCGIAVLDSPQEVIGLALHYLGKDPYSTDKNDLAAAEALLQKLQPSVLYVATGRQINDLANGSVCLALTYNGDVSMAADQAHKANKPYEVAYRIPREGTLIWQDNLAIPKDAPNPQAARAFIEFMLRPESVAELTNTLFFATANTAATPLVDEAVRNDPDIYPPAEMRERLYADRSMSLKDMRQRTRLWTTFRSHQ, encoded by the coding sequence ATGGCTCCCGTGTTCAAGCTGTGTTTTCCCGCGCTGTTATTGTCCGTGGCCCTCAATGCCCAGGCCGAGGACAGAACCCTCAATCTCTACAGCTGGGCCGATTACGTGCCGGCGCAGACGCTGCAGCGTTTCGAGCAGGAGACGGGCATTCATGTGCGCTACGACACCTTCGACACTTCCGAGGTTTTGGAAACCAAGCTGCTGACCGGTGGCAGCGGTTATGACGTGGTGGTGCCGTCCTCCAGCGTTCTGGCCCGAGGTCTGGCCGCCGGCGCCTTGAAGGAAATTCCCCACGAAGGGCTCAAGGGCTACGCCAACCTCGATCCTGATCTGCTGGAAAAACTGGCGGCCGTCGATCCGGGCAATCGCTACGCCGTGCCTTATACCTGGGGCACACTCGGGTTGGGCCTGAATGTCGAGGCGGTGAAAAAGCGCTTGCCGGATGTGCCGCTGAACAGCCTTGATCTGCTGTTCAAGCCCGAGTACGCCAGCAAGCTCAAGGACTGCGGGATTGCCGTGCTCGACTCGCCCCAGGAAGTCATCGGTCTGGCGCTGCACTACCTCGGTAAAGATCCCTACAGCACCGACAAAAATGATCTGGCCGCCGCCGAAGCCTTGTTGCAGAAGCTCCAGCCGTCGGTGCTGTATGTCGCCACCGGGCGGCAGATCAACGATCTGGCCAATGGCAGTGTGTGCCTGGCGCTGACCTACAACGGCGATGTGAGCATGGCTGCCGATCAGGCGCACAAGGCCAACAAACCCTATGAGGTCGCGTACCGGATCCCTCGCGAAGGCACGTTGATCTGGCAGGACAACCTGGCGATTCCCAAGGATGCGCCGAACCCGCAAGCGGCGCGGGCGTTCATCGAATTCATGCTGCGCCCCGAATCCGTGGCCGAACTGACCAACACGCTGTTTTTCGCCACCGCCAACACGGCCGCGACGCCGCTGGTGGATGAGGCCGTGCGCAACGACCCGGACATTTACCCGCCCGCCGAAATGCGCGAGCGCTTGTACGCCGACCGCAGCATGAGCCTCAAGGACATGCGTCAGCGCACGCGTCTGTGGACCACTTTCCGTAGCCATCAATAA
- a CDS encoding carbon-nitrogen hydrolase family protein, with amino-acid sequence MPKSIVAALQIGALPGGKAETLEQILSWEAAISESGAALVVMPEALLGGYPKGEGFGTQLGYRLPEGREAYARYFANAIDVPGAETEALAGLSARTGANLVIGVIERAGSTLYCTALYFDPQAGLVAKHRKLMPTGTERLIWGKGDGSTLPVLDTQVGKLGAVVCWENMMPLLRTAMYAKGIEVWCAPTVDEREMWQVSMRHIAHEGRCFVVSACQVQASPNELGVEIANWPADRPLIAGGSVIVGPMGDVLAGPLRGEAGLLTAEIDTDELVRARYDYDVVGHYARPDVFELSVDERAKPGVRFTA; translated from the coding sequence ATGCCCAAATCAATCGTCGCCGCCCTGCAGATCGGCGCCTTGCCCGGTGGCAAGGCTGAAACCCTGGAACAGATCCTCAGCTGGGAAGCCGCGATCAGCGAGTCCGGCGCGGCACTGGTGGTGATGCCTGAAGCGTTGCTCGGCGGTTATCCGAAAGGTGAGGGCTTCGGCACGCAGTTGGGTTATCGCCTGCCCGAAGGCCGCGAGGCCTACGCCCGCTACTTCGCCAACGCCATCGATGTGCCGGGAGCAGAAACCGAGGCACTGGCCGGTTTGTCGGCGCGCACCGGGGCCAATCTGGTGATCGGCGTGATCGAGCGTGCCGGCAGCACGTTGTATTGCACGGCGCTGTATTTTGATCCGCAGGCGGGGCTGGTGGCCAAGCATCGCAAACTGATGCCGACCGGCACCGAACGGTTGATCTGGGGCAAGGGCGATGGCTCGACGCTGCCGGTACTCGACACTCAGGTCGGTAAACTCGGTGCGGTGGTGTGCTGGGAAAACATGATGCCGCTGCTGCGCACGGCGATGTACGCCAAGGGCATTGAAGTCTGGTGCGCGCCGACCGTGGATGAGCGCGAGATGTGGCAGGTCAGCATGCGTCACATCGCCCACGAGGGCCGTTGCTTTGTGGTCAGCGCCTGTCAGGTACAGGCCTCGCCGAACGAGTTGGGCGTGGAGATTGCCAATTGGCCGGCGGACCGTCCGTTGATTGCCGGTGGCAGCGTGATTGTCGGGCCTATGGGCGATGTGCTGGCCGGTCCGTTGCGCGGGGAGGCGGGGTTACTCACGGCTGAGATCGATACTGACGAGCTGGTGCGGGCGCGGTATGACTATGACGTGGTTGGCCACTATGCGCGGCCGGATGTGTTTGAGCTGTCGGTTGATGAACGGGCTAAACCGGGCGTGCGTTTCACCGCATAA
- a CDS encoding LEA type 2 family protein — protein MRRVHAVILSLLLLSLSACALFPNRDPVNINVVGLEPLPSQDLEVRFAIKLRVQNPNETAIDYNGIALDLEVNGRPLASGVSDQSGSIPRFSETVVSVPVSVSAFSVLRQTLGLSQTQTLDNLPYVLRGKLAGGVFGTMRFVDSGKLSLPKATAATW, from the coding sequence ATGCGCCGCGTCCACGCCGTCATCCTGTCCCTGCTGCTGTTGTCCCTGAGCGCCTGCGCGCTGTTTCCCAATCGAGATCCAGTGAACATCAACGTGGTCGGCCTCGAACCGTTGCCGAGCCAGGATCTGGAAGTGCGCTTCGCGATCAAGTTGCGGGTGCAGAATCCCAACGAAACCGCCATCGACTACAACGGCATCGCCCTGGATCTGGAGGTCAATGGCCGTCCCTTGGCATCGGGCGTCAGTGATCAGAGCGGCTCGATCCCGCGCTTCTCGGAAACCGTGGTCAGCGTGCCGGTCAGCGTTTCTGCATTTTCTGTCCTGCGCCAGACCCTCGGCCTGAGCCAGACACAAACCCTCGACAACCTGCCCTACGTGCTGCGCGGCAAACTCGCGGGCGGCGTGTTCGGCACCATGCGATTTGTCGACAGCGGTAAGCTGAGTTTGCCGAAAGCTACTGCTGCGACGTGGTAA
- a CDS encoding DinB family protein has product MSQPLSHHLLTMAYQNAWANHRLGKAWRQLDPKALAAPRTSFFPSISLTLNHILTCDWFYVDALERELRGDEPHPDCYVFFTHDEPFTEAAALREEQAHVDRRLIAYCEQLRDADLGRIVTIARETPQHDSRLRMLSHLFEHQIHHRGQVHAMLSATSVKPPQLDEFFCAGESGLRAQDFAELGWTEELIWGR; this is encoded by the coding sequence ATGAGCCAACCGCTGTCGCATCATTTACTGACCATGGCTTACCAGAACGCGTGGGCCAATCATCGCTTGGGCAAGGCCTGGCGACAGCTCGACCCTAAAGCGCTGGCAGCGCCGCGAACGAGCTTCTTTCCGAGCATCAGCCTGACGCTCAATCACATCCTGACCTGCGACTGGTTCTACGTCGATGCACTGGAGCGTGAGTTGCGCGGTGACGAACCGCATCCCGACTGCTACGTGTTTTTCACCCACGACGAGCCATTTACCGAGGCCGCAGCATTGCGCGAGGAACAGGCGCACGTGGACCGCCGGCTGATCGCCTATTGCGAGCAATTGCGCGATGCCGATCTGGGGCGGATCGTCACCATCGCCCGTGAAACGCCACAGCATGACAGTCGCTTGCGCATGCTTTCGCACCTGTTCGAGCATCAGATTCATCATCGTGGGCAGGTGCATGCGATGCTCAGCGCGACCTCGGTCAAACCGCCGCAGCTGGATGAGTTTTTTTGCGCCGGTGAGAGCGGGTTGCGGGCTCAGGATTTTGCCGAGCTGGGGTGGACGGAAGAGCTGATCTGGGGGCGCTGA
- the zapE gene encoding cell division protein ZapE encodes MTFDSPLSAWQHAIEHKGFIQDEAQEHAVWALQKCHEALHTGARSVIGVYLWGPVGRGKTWLMDQFYQSLRVPARRQHFHHFMGWVHQRSFQLTGIADPLRALAKELAAEVRVLCFDELFVNDIGDAIILGRLFQVMFDEGVVIVCTSNLPPDELYADGFNRDRFVPAIAAIKAHMQVVAVNGAEDHRLHPGAVEQRYFVAEPGQGSALDKVFQALNAGQPASAEPVTVGHRVLNVVQASATVLWCRYADLCEQPFAAMDFIALCDGYRSILLSEVPNLSAQKREGRIARGTEDGSAQVVAGDRELPQLSVHDDGVRRFIALVDECYDRKVPLYIEAQVPMEALYTEGYLEFPFRRTLSRLQEMQLQRFAES; translated from the coding sequence ATGACTTTCGACTCTCCGTTAAGCGCCTGGCAACACGCGATCGAGCACAAGGGTTTCATCCAGGATGAAGCCCAGGAGCACGCGGTCTGGGCCTTGCAAAAATGCCATGAAGCCTTGCATACCGGTGCCCGTTCGGTCATCGGCGTGTACTTGTGGGGGCCGGTCGGGCGTGGCAAGACCTGGTTGATGGATCAGTTCTATCAGAGCCTGCGAGTGCCGGCCCGGCGTCAGCACTTTCATCATTTCATGGGCTGGGTGCACCAGCGCTCGTTCCAGCTGACCGGCATCGCTGATCCGCTGCGCGCGCTGGCCAAAGAGCTGGCAGCCGAGGTGCGGGTACTGTGCTTCGACGAACTGTTCGTCAATGACATTGGCGATGCGATCATCCTCGGGCGTCTGTTTCAGGTGATGTTCGACGAAGGCGTGGTGATCGTCTGCACCTCCAACCTGCCGCCGGATGAGCTGTACGCCGACGGCTTCAACCGTGATCGCTTTGTCCCGGCGATTGCCGCGATCAAGGCGCACATGCAGGTTGTCGCGGTGAACGGCGCCGAGGATCATCGCCTGCATCCGGGCGCGGTCGAGCAGCGTTATTTTGTTGCTGAACCAGGGCAGGGCAGTGCGCTGGACAAGGTTTTCCAGGCACTCAACGCCGGGCAACCCGCCAGCGCAGAACCGGTGACTGTCGGCCATCGCGTGTTGAATGTGGTGCAGGCCAGCGCTACGGTTTTATGGTGCCGCTACGCCGATCTCTGCGAGCAACCGTTCGCCGCGATGGACTTCATCGCATTGTGCGACGGCTATCGGTCTATTCTGTTGAGCGAGGTGCCGAACCTCAGTGCGCAGAAACGCGAAGGGCGCATCGCTCGCGGCACCGAGGATGGCTCGGCGCAGGTGGTGGCCGGCGACCGTGAGTTGCCGCAATTGTCGGTACATGACGACGGGGTACGCCGCTTCATTGCCTTGGTCGACGAGTGTTACGACCGTAAAGTCCCGCTATACATTGAGGCTCAGGTGCCGATGGAGGCGCTGTACACCGAGGGTTATCTGGAATTCCCGTTCCGGCGCACCCTCAGCCGTTTGCAGGAGATGCAGCTGCAGCGTTTTGCCGAATCCTGA
- a CDS encoding nucleobase:cation symporter-2 family protein — translation MTASEKVPRNNDLLYGLNDRPHLTATVFAALQHVLASFVGIITPTLIMGGALGLQSEIPYLISMALFVSGLGTFVQAKRFGPVGSGLLCLQGTSFSFISVILSAGFMVKARGGGTDEILSTIFGVCFFAAFIEVVLSQFIGKLRMLITPVVTGTIITLMGLSLIKVAMTDIAGGFGAPDLGAASHVFLAALVIGTIVVLNRVDVPFLRLGAIVIGLTLGYVVAWLMGTVDFASMPEVPLVSVPVPFKYGFNFDWVAFVPVAVIFLVSPLEAAGDLTANSMISRQPVKGPLYIRRIKSGLLADGLNSAMAAVFNSMPMVTFAQNNGVIQLTGVASRYVAFFIAGLLVLLGLFPMIGAVLQLMPKPVLGGAELVMFGTVAVAGIKILAEAGLHRRNMLIVAISLGMGLGIAAVPEVLRELPQALRNIFESPITVGALCAIVLNIFLPEEFIELEEDDFDPEASILQVMENPDLPAKAEPASAAAVAQLNR, via the coding sequence ATGACCGCCTCTGAAAAAGTCCCGCGCAACAACGATCTGCTCTACGGCCTCAACGACCGTCCGCACCTCACCGCCACCGTCTTCGCCGCGCTGCAACACGTGCTGGCCAGCTTCGTCGGCATCATCACCCCAACCCTGATCATGGGCGGTGCCCTCGGCCTGCAAAGTGAAATTCCGTACCTGATCAGCATGGCGCTGTTCGTCTCGGGCCTCGGCACGTTCGTTCAAGCCAAGCGTTTCGGCCCGGTCGGTTCCGGTCTGCTGTGCCTGCAAGGCACCAGTTTTTCCTTTATCAGCGTGATTCTCAGCGCCGGGTTCATGGTCAAGGCCCGGGGCGGCGGCACCGATGAAATTCTCTCGACGATATTCGGCGTGTGCTTTTTCGCCGCGTTCATCGAAGTGGTGCTGAGCCAGTTCATCGGCAAACTGCGGATGCTGATCACTCCGGTAGTCACCGGCACCATCATCACCCTGATGGGCCTGTCGCTGATCAAAGTGGCGATGACCGACATTGCCGGTGGCTTCGGCGCGCCCGATCTGGGCGCCGCCAGCCATGTGTTTCTGGCCGCGCTGGTGATCGGCACTATCGTTGTGCTGAACCGGGTCGACGTGCCGTTTCTGCGCCTGGGCGCAATCGTCATCGGCCTGACCCTCGGCTACGTAGTCGCGTGGCTGATGGGCACGGTAGATTTCGCCTCGATGCCCGAAGTGCCGCTGGTCAGCGTGCCGGTGCCGTTCAAGTACGGTTTCAATTTCGACTGGGTGGCGTTCGTGCCAGTGGCGGTGATTTTCCTGGTTTCGCCGCTGGAAGCAGCGGGTGACCTGACGGCCAACTCGATGATCTCGCGGCAACCGGTCAAGGGGCCGCTGTACATCCGCCGGATCAAATCCGGCCTGCTCGCCGATGGCCTCAACTCGGCGATGGCGGCAGTGTTCAACAGCATGCCGATGGTCACGTTCGCGCAGAACAACGGCGTGATCCAGTTGACCGGTGTGGCCAGCCGCTACGTGGCGTTCTTCATCGCCGGCCTGCTGGTGCTGCTGGGGCTGTTCCCGATGATCGGCGCGGTGCTGCAACTGATGCCCAAACCGGTGCTCGGCGGTGCCGAACTGGTGATGTTCGGCACCGTGGCCGTGGCCGGGATCAAGATCCTCGCCGAGGCCGGCCTGCATCGGCGCAACATGCTGATCGTGGCAATCTCCCTGGGCATGGGCCTGGGCATCGCCGCCGTGCCGGAAGTGCTGCGCGAGTTGCCGCAAGCGCTGCGTAACATCTTCGAATCGCCGATCACCGTCGGTGCGTTGTGCGCTATCGTGCTGAATATCTTCCTGCCGGAAGAATTCATTGAGCTGGAAGAAGACGATTTCGATCCGGAAGCGTCGATTCTGCAGGTCATGGAAAACCCCGATCTGCCGGCCAAAGCTGAACCTGCATCTGCAGCGGCGGTCGCACAGTTGAACCGTTGA
- the speB gene encoding agmatinase has translation MDVPMLNDQAMTRDSLYGTSAESTYAGITSFMRRRYSRDLRGVDVAVSGVPFDTATSNRPGARFGPRGIRAASTGIAWERHWPWTFDPFDHLAVIDYGDCDFDYGSPHTIPESIEAHAERILDAGSAMLTFGGDHFITYPLLKAHARKHGALSLIHFDAHSDTWPDEDGKRVDHGTMFWHAAREGLVDPARSVQIGLRTTNDDHQGFEVLDARQVHRRGCEAIVEAIRARVGDHPVYLTFDIDCLDPAFAPGTGTPVCGGLSTVQALEILGGLRGINLVGMDVVEVAPAYDHAEVTSLAAATLAMEMLCLYAARHKVDL, from the coding sequence ATGGACGTGCCGATGCTCAACGACCAAGCCATGACCCGCGACAGCCTGTACGGCACCTCTGCCGAAAGCACCTACGCCGGGATCACCAGTTTCATGCGCCGGCGCTACAGCCGTGATTTGCGCGGCGTCGACGTGGCGGTCAGCGGCGTGCCGTTCGACACCGCCACCAGCAACCGCCCGGGCGCGCGTTTCGGGCCTCGGGGGATTCGCGCCGCTTCCACCGGGATCGCCTGGGAACGGCACTGGCCGTGGACGTTCGATCCGTTCGATCATCTGGCGGTGATCGATTACGGCGACTGCGATTTCGATTACGGCTCGCCGCACACCATCCCGGAAAGCATCGAGGCCCACGCCGAGCGCATTCTTGATGCCGGCAGTGCGATGCTGACCTTTGGTGGCGATCACTTCATTACTTATCCGTTGCTCAAGGCCCATGCACGTAAGCATGGCGCGCTGTCGCTCATCCACTTCGATGCGCACAGCGACACCTGGCCGGACGAGGACGGCAAGCGCGTCGATCACGGCACCATGTTCTGGCATGCGGCCAGAGAAGGGCTGGTGGATCCGGCGCGCTCGGTGCAGATCGGTTTGCGCACCACCAATGACGATCATCAGGGCTTTGAAGTGCTTGATGCGCGTCAGGTGCATCGGCGCGGCTGCGAGGCGATTGTCGAAGCGATTCGCGCGCGGGTCGGCGACCACCCGGTGTACCTGACGTTTGATATCGATTGCCTGGATCCGGCCTTTGCACCGGGCACCGGCACTCCGGTGTGTGGCGGGTTGAGCACAGTGCAGGCGCTGGAAATCCTCGGCGGCTTGCGCGGGATCAATCTGGTGGGCATGGACGTGGTGGAAGTGGCGCCGGCCTATGACCATGCAGAAGTCACCTCACTGGCGGCGGCAACCCTGGCGATGGAAATGCTCTGCCTCTACGCCGCCCGGCACAAAGTCGACCTCTGA